In Paralcaligenes sp. KSB-10, the following are encoded in one genomic region:
- a CDS encoding ABC transporter permease, with protein MNTALSQSGANSASPVLSMTQGRDMAPASSKNTAVGVQKRRKQKGINGPLITTIGLIVIIIIWDLSVRFLHVPKYILPSPESVAYALWSGLAVSVTNPVGFYVPLWSTFSNAAIGFFFGTAAGLVLGSLMAESRTVEKLVMPYAFALQSLPKVAIAPLVVIWLGFGDGSKIAIAALLAFFPILINSFTGLRSTEPERIDLMKSLSASAFETYRLVKLPNAAPYIFAGLDMAVVYALLGTIVAEFLGAQQGMGVVITQAQAVTDVAGVFAALIILGAMGIGLHALVHGAEKRIVHWTERNKN; from the coding sequence ATGAATACGGCTCTATCTCAATCCGGCGCCAATTCAGCGTCTCCGGTTCTGTCCATGACTCAAGGCCGCGATATGGCTCCAGCTTCAAGTAAAAATACGGCTGTCGGTGTGCAGAAACGTCGTAAACAGAAAGGCATAAACGGTCCGCTCATAACGACTATTGGCCTGATCGTGATAATAATTATTTGGGATCTGAGTGTGCGTTTTTTGCATGTTCCCAAATATATTCTCCCTTCTCCCGAGTCGGTCGCCTATGCCTTGTGGTCGGGCCTGGCTGTGTCGGTTACCAACCCGGTGGGCTTCTACGTACCCTTGTGGAGTACCTTTTCGAACGCGGCCATAGGGTTCTTTTTCGGAACGGCGGCGGGCCTGGTTCTGGGTTCGTTGATGGCTGAAAGCCGCACCGTTGAAAAACTGGTGATGCCATACGCCTTTGCCCTGCAGAGCTTGCCGAAAGTAGCCATTGCGCCGCTTGTGGTGATTTGGCTTGGGTTCGGCGACGGTTCGAAAATCGCCATTGCCGCGCTGCTGGCTTTCTTCCCTATCCTGATCAACAGCTTTACCGGTTTGCGTTCAACAGAACCGGAGCGGATCGACCTGATGAAATCCCTGTCCGCATCGGCCTTTGAAACATACCGGTTGGTGAAACTGCCCAATGCCGCGCCCTATATTTTTGCGGGACTGGACATGGCTGTGGTGTATGCCTTGCTGGGCACTATCGTGGCCGAATTCCTGGGCGCTCAACAAGGGATGGGTGTTGTCATTACACAGGCCCAGGCCGTGACCGATGTGGCCGGTGTTTTTGCCGCACTGATCATTCTGGGAGCGATGGGCATTGGATTGCATGCCCTGGTGCATGGAGCGGAAAAACGCATTGTCCACTGGACAGAACGCAACAAAAACTAA
- a CDS encoding ABC transporter ATP-binding protein — MAVLMEAPQQSATADRSAADPIIEIRNLSKTYYTQSGDVKALNNISLNIASGEFVTIVGPSGCGKSTLLRMLAGLEDCEEGVLALDGKQIKGSSHDVGVVFQAANLLPWFTVRQNVLLPTRVGKRGSEGYTDVDELLEMTGLADFGNKYPYELSGGMQQRAGICRALVRNPRILLMDEPFGALDALTRERMNLELQRIWRASNKTVILITHSISEAVFLGDRVIVMSSRPGTILQDLKVDIDRPRAFDTILNYPSYAELSREIRGLLNAEGGIE, encoded by the coding sequence ATGGCTGTTCTAATGGAGGCGCCCCAGCAAAGCGCAACAGCGGATCGATCCGCGGCTGACCCGATTATCGAGATCAGGAATTTAAGCAAAACATACTATACGCAGTCGGGCGATGTAAAAGCCTTGAACAACATTTCCCTGAATATTGCCAGCGGCGAATTCGTCACGATTGTCGGTCCTTCGGGTTGCGGGAAAAGCACCTTGCTGCGCATGCTGGCGGGGCTTGAGGATTGCGAGGAGGGGGTTCTCGCCCTGGACGGAAAACAAATCAAGGGCTCGTCGCACGATGTCGGCGTTGTGTTCCAGGCGGCCAATCTGCTGCCCTGGTTCACGGTGCGGCAGAATGTGCTGCTGCCTACGCGGGTTGGGAAGCGGGGCAGCGAGGGCTATACCGACGTCGATGAGCTATTGGAAATGACAGGCCTGGCCGATTTCGGCAATAAGTATCCCTATGAGTTGTCGGGCGGGATGCAGCAGCGCGCGGGTATTTGCCGGGCTCTTGTGCGCAATCCCCGGATATTGTTGATGGACGAGCCTTTCGGTGCCCTGGATGCATTGACACGCGAGCGCATGAACCTCGAGCTCCAGCGTATTTGGCGGGCAAGCAATAAAACGGTCATCCTGATTACCCACAGCATTTCAGAGGCAGTGTTTCTTGGGGACCGGGTCATTGTGATGTCGTCGCGGCCAGGCACCATACTGCAAGATTTGAAAGTCGATATCGACCGCCCAAGGGCCTTCGACACTATCCTCAACTACCCGAGCTATGCGGAATTATCGCGCGAAATTCGCGGGCTCCTGAATGCCGAAGGAGGTATCGAATGA
- a CDS encoding dihydrodipicolinate synthase family protein — protein MSNVNFHGIIPAIAVPFNDDFSIDEPELRRFARWLAQQKGVTALMTNGHTGEVFSLTARERAQVTRITADAVKDICPVVSSIVCEGISEAKEHVAMAKEAGAQALDVMPPHHWLRFGFKPEHCIDYFTAIGEASGLPLVAHIYPAWTRASFPSALLAELAKLPYVHAFKIGTREMNKYARDLKAIREADASKALLTCHDEYLLASMVQGIDGALVGFASLVPGLIYELLQAVKKGDLTEAMKVQALIDPLKDAVYGAGEPTGEAHGRMKSAMARAGIIRSDTVRPPTHSPSVAEMKAIDAALLNAGLLKKNAA, from the coding sequence GTGTCAAACGTAAATTTTCACGGAATTATTCCGGCCATTGCGGTTCCATTCAACGACGATTTCAGCATTGACGAGCCCGAGCTGCGTCGTTTTGCGCGCTGGCTCGCCCAGCAAAAAGGCGTCACGGCGCTGATGACCAATGGCCACACGGGCGAGGTGTTTTCCTTGACTGCCCGCGAACGGGCCCAAGTAACCCGGATTACGGCCGATGCGGTCAAAGATATATGTCCCGTCGTTTCTTCTATCGTCTGCGAAGGAATCAGCGAGGCCAAGGAACATGTGGCGATGGCGAAAGAGGCAGGCGCGCAGGCCCTGGATGTCATGCCGCCTCACCACTGGTTGCGCTTCGGCTTCAAACCCGAACATTGCATCGACTATTTCACGGCGATCGGCGAGGCCAGCGGGCTTCCGCTGGTTGCCCATATCTACCCGGCCTGGACTCGCGCCTCCTTCCCCAGCGCGTTGTTGGCGGAATTGGCAAAGCTTCCGTATGTTCATGCGTTCAAGATTGGAACGCGCGAAATGAATAAGTATGCCCGCGATTTGAAGGCAATCAGGGAAGCCGATGCTTCCAAGGCACTTTTGACATGCCATGACGAATATCTTCTGGCTTCGATGGTTCAGGGTATAGACGGTGCTCTGGTCGGCTTTGCGTCGTTGGTGCCAGGCCTTATCTATGAATTATTGCAGGCGGTGAAAAAAGGCGATCTTACTGAAGCGATGAAAGTGCAGGCGCTGATCGATCCCTTGAAAGATGCCGTGTACGGTGCGGGAGAACCTACCGGCGAGGCGCATGGCCGCATGAAATCGGCCATGGCGCGAGCCGGGATCATACGCAGCGACACGGTCAGACCGCCTACCCATTCTCCGTCTGTGGCCGAAATGAAGGCCATCGATGCCGCACTGTTGAACGCGGGGCTGTTAAAGAAAAATGCCGCGTGA
- a CDS encoding IclR family transcriptional regulator, whose product MKSTKPEVLKADDDRSSSKNTVMSLAKGFKILEAFTAAQPDLTMAEVARRAGIDNATAFRFLNTLVNLGYVEKVADTRLFRLSFKVLDLGFNAIAHSDLRTNARPILRSLVGEVREVASIGVLEGSEVLYAERVQAGLTRLGVDIRIGSRVPVYSSAIGHAILAWCPREFQIQVLEGAPRKQLTTTTLVGLGELIRRLEEVRKQGYAVSNQETVSGLYVVAAPILDIDSVPLAALSVATPAFNTTLSQFKSDAIGPVTDAAKKLSKALQTNGGFTLSSHA is encoded by the coding sequence GTGAAATCGACCAAACCCGAGGTGCTTAAGGCTGACGACGATCGTTCCTCGTCGAAGAATACGGTTATGTCGCTCGCCAAAGGCTTCAAGATTCTTGAAGCCTTCACCGCCGCTCAACCTGATCTGACCATGGCCGAGGTAGCCAGGCGGGCAGGTATCGATAACGCCACGGCATTCCGTTTTTTGAATACGCTGGTCAATCTGGGTTATGTAGAAAAGGTTGCCGATACCCGCTTGTTCCGCTTGTCTTTCAAGGTACTGGACCTGGGCTTCAATGCCATTGCGCATTCCGACCTGCGCACCAATGCCCGTCCGATCCTGAGGAGCCTGGTTGGCGAGGTGCGCGAGGTTGCCTCCATAGGCGTGCTTGAGGGCTCCGAGGTGCTTTATGCGGAGCGCGTCCAGGCGGGGCTTACCCGGCTGGGCGTCGATATACGGATAGGTAGCCGGGTTCCCGTTTATTCCTCGGCGATAGGTCATGCCATTCTGGCGTGGTGCCCAAGGGAATTTCAAATTCAAGTCCTTGAAGGGGCGCCGAGAAAACAGCTTACGACAACCACATTGGTTGGCCTGGGCGAATTGATACGGCGCCTCGAAGAAGTCAGGAAGCAGGGCTATGCCGTGTCCAATCAGGAAACCGTGTCTGGCCTGTATGTGGTGGCGGCGCCGATTCTGGATATCGATAGCGTGCCTCTGGCTGCGTTGAGCGTGGCGACACCTGCCTTTAACACGACCCTGAGCCAATTCAAGAGCGACGCAATCGGCCCGGTGACGGATGCCGCGAAAAAATTATCGAAAGCATTGCAAACCAATGGCGGTTTTACCTTGTCGAGTCACGCATAA
- a CDS encoding CoA-acylating methylmalonate-semialdehyde dehydrogenase, producing the protein MSTPQAYTDRNDVVNFINGAAVAGTSQRKQDVFNPSTGVVARQLVLSSTDDVAAAVAAAKAASQGWANTPPVRRARIMNKFLNLMNEHTDALAAMITAEHGKVFTDAQGEVARGIDIIEFACGIPQLLKGDYTEQVSNGIDNWTMRQPLGVVAGITPFNFPCMVPCWMFPVAIAAGNTFVLKPSERDPSASLYMARLLKEAGLPDGVFNVVQGDKAAVDALLEHPDVAAISFVGSTPIAHYIHERGAHFGKRVQALGGAKNHMVVMPDADIPRTVDALVGAAYGSAGERCMAISVAVMVGDVGKKIMPLLEERAKTLKIKDGMNLDAEMGPVVTRQAKERIEGYIEAGVKQGARLVVDGRGHKVNGHENGFYVGGTLFDDVTPDMTIYKEEIFGPVLACVHVHDFGEAVDLINKHEFGNGVSCFTSDGHIAREFARRIQVGMVGINVPIPVPMSWHGFGGWKRSLFGDTHAFGEEGVRFYTKQKSVMQRWPENIDKGNEFVMPTV; encoded by the coding sequence GTGAGCACTCCCCAAGCCTATACCGATCGAAATGATGTCGTGAATTTTATAAATGGCGCTGCCGTTGCCGGCACCAGCCAGCGCAAGCAGGACGTATTCAACCCGTCCACAGGCGTGGTGGCCCGCCAGCTTGTGTTGTCCTCTACAGACGATGTCGCCGCCGCGGTGGCAGCCGCCAAGGCCGCGTCACAGGGCTGGGCGAATACGCCTCCGGTCCGCCGCGCGCGCATCATGAATAAATTCCTCAACTTGATGAATGAGCACACCGATGCGTTGGCCGCCATGATTACGGCCGAGCACGGCAAGGTATTCACCGATGCGCAGGGCGAAGTGGCTCGAGGCATCGACATTATCGAGTTTGCCTGCGGCATTCCGCAGTTGTTGAAAGGAGACTACACCGAACAAGTCTCCAACGGCATCGATAACTGGACCATGCGCCAGCCTTTGGGCGTGGTCGCCGGCATTACGCCTTTCAATTTTCCATGTATGGTGCCTTGCTGGATGTTTCCGGTTGCCATTGCAGCGGGCAACACTTTTGTTCTGAAGCCCAGCGAGCGCGATCCAAGCGCTTCCCTTTATATGGCCAGGCTGCTGAAAGAAGCCGGTCTGCCCGATGGTGTCTTTAACGTCGTGCAGGGCGATAAGGCCGCGGTGGATGCCTTGCTGGAACATCCCGATGTTGCGGCAATCAGCTTCGTGGGTTCGACGCCGATCGCCCATTACATTCACGAACGCGGCGCGCATTTCGGCAAGCGCGTGCAGGCACTGGGCGGTGCCAAGAACCATATGGTCGTCATGCCCGATGCCGATATCCCACGTACGGTCGATGCTCTTGTTGGAGCGGCTTACGGGTCGGCCGGTGAACGCTGCATGGCGATTTCCGTTGCGGTCATGGTGGGCGATGTGGGAAAGAAAATCATGCCTTTGCTCGAAGAGCGCGCCAAAACATTGAAGATAAAAGACGGCATGAACCTTGACGCCGAAATGGGCCCGGTGGTTACCCGGCAAGCCAAGGAGCGCATCGAGGGCTATATCGAAGCAGGCGTGAAGCAAGGCGCCAGGCTGGTGGTCGATGGCCGGGGTCATAAAGTAAACGGTCACGAAAACGGCTTCTATGTGGGCGGCACATTGTTCGATGACGTAACGCCCGACATGACGATTTATAAAGAAGAGATCTTCGGGCCTGTCCTGGCGTGCGTGCACGTGCACGATTTTGGCGAAGCGGTCGATCTCATCAATAAACATGAATTCGGCAACGGGGTTTCATGCTTTACCAGCGACGGTCATATTGCCCGCGAGTTTGCGCGCCGTATTCAGGTTGGCATGGTGGGCATCAACGTGCCTATTCCGGTTCCCATGTCATGGCACGGTTTTGGCGGCTGGAAGCGCAGTCTGTTTGGCGACACGCATGCCTTTGGCGAAGAGGGCGTCCGCTTTTATACCAAGCAGAAGTCGGTCATGCAGCGCTGGCCCGAGAATATCGACAAAGGCAACGAGTTCGTGATGCCGACGGTATAG
- a CDS encoding LysR family transcriptional regulator codes for MKEHKNELMWSHIYWLTMLSTTGSYTATAKRLGVSKAAVSLRIAELEQFAGVALVRRTTRSVRLTEPGEALVKNTRHSFDAIEQGFASIKDLADVPSGVVRITAPVALGRQKIIPLINAFLQDYPDIRLEIELSDHLSSLTQEGFDLAIRHTTNVPETHVAWLLRPSRTLLVATPAYLKKQGMPKKPEDLSGHNCLYYLRAATSPTWLFESGQRKKERRSVAIRGNFCANNSEALREIVLAGQGIALLPDFSALQDLAARRLTHLLPDWKPVGVFGDAIYAIRPYSAYVPRAVRVFVDYLKSAFAKM; via the coding sequence ATGAAAGAACATAAAAACGAACTGATGTGGTCGCACATTTACTGGCTGACCATGCTGTCAACCACCGGCAGCTATACCGCCACGGCAAAACGCCTCGGCGTCAGCAAAGCTGCGGTCAGCCTGCGCATTGCGGAGCTGGAGCAATTTGCCGGCGTTGCGCTGGTACGCCGCACCACGCGCAGCGTGCGGCTCACCGAACCCGGCGAAGCGCTGGTGAAGAACACACGGCACAGTTTCGACGCCATCGAACAAGGCTTCGCCAGCATCAAAGACCTGGCCGACGTGCCTAGCGGTGTCGTGCGTATTACCGCGCCTGTAGCATTGGGAAGGCAGAAAATCATTCCCCTGATCAATGCATTCCTGCAAGATTACCCGGACATACGCCTGGAAATCGAACTGTCCGATCACCTGAGCTCGCTGACGCAAGAAGGTTTCGACTTAGCCATACGCCACACCACCAATGTGCCTGAAACCCACGTGGCATGGCTATTGCGGCCTTCAAGAACCTTGTTGGTGGCAACCCCGGCTTACCTGAAAAAACAGGGCATGCCCAAAAAACCGGAAGACCTCAGCGGCCATAACTGCCTGTATTATTTACGCGCGGCGACATCGCCAACGTGGCTTTTCGAGTCGGGCCAACGCAAAAAAGAGCGGCGCAGCGTGGCAATTCGCGGCAATTTTTGCGCCAACAACAGCGAGGCACTGCGTGAAATCGTATTGGCCGGCCAGGGCATCGCACTGCTGCCCGACTTCAGCGCGCTGCAAGACCTGGCCGCGCGGCGCCTGACTCATTTATTGCCCGACTGGAAGCCAGTAGGCGTATTTGGCGATGCCATTTACGCCATACGCCCTTACAGCGCCTATGTGCCGCGAGCAGTACGCGTCTTTGTCGACTATTTGAAATCAGCATTTGCCAAGATGTAG
- a CDS encoding DUF4234 domain-containing protein produces the protein MSYQQHFDAAAPKAPSAQPHDVPKSPVAHGFQNLQLKSELGFMDVIGHLIIWIVLTLVTFGIALFVFPYYMQKFIIGKTYAYDGTGKKIGRLVCTIDLASIIGNILLWILISIVTLGIGYFVFLYKINAHCMTHTKIVAVNSL, from the coding sequence ATGTCCTACCAACAGCACTTCGACGCGGCGGCACCCAAGGCGCCAAGCGCACAGCCGCATGACGTACCGAAATCCCCGGTAGCCCATGGATTCCAGAATCTGCAACTGAAGTCGGAATTGGGCTTCATGGACGTCATCGGGCATCTGATCATATGGATTGTTTTGACCCTTGTAACGTTCGGCATCGCCCTGTTCGTTTTTCCCTACTATATGCAGAAGTTCATCATTGGAAAAACATACGCCTACGACGGAACCGGGAAAAAAATCGGCCGCCTGGTCTGCACTATCGACCTGGCCAGCATCATAGGCAACATCCTGCTCTGGATCCTGATCAGCATCGTTACCCTGGGCATAGGCTATTTCGTTTTTTTATACAAAATCAACGCACACTGCATGACGCACACCAAAATCGTGGCGGTGAACTCCTTGTAA